The following are encoded together in the Leuconostoc mesenteroides subsp. mesenteroides ATCC 8293 genome:
- a CDS encoding PLP-dependent aminotransferase family protein translates to MNDYELSWVPSKLPLEKPFYKSIYQSLYDDILTGVLKPHDQLPSQRELSYFLDIHFTTVTHAYDLGLKNGLLYTEKGRGTFISPNGISDHTIQGKEGVNDLGILNVTSVENSSAEFYVKEAIKNIPVKKLLRYFTNSSLDESYAGATQKWFEYLKIDVSDDMVSLITNGGQNALAIILTALFKPSDTIVVDDFTYSNFIELAKTLHIKLLSISQDDEGMKLDQLENMLTTHMVAGVYVMPFRSNPTNVAMSITRREKLAALSISHNFLIIEDDYLRYLDVEKTKAIINLAPSHTIYLSSFSKIVAPGIRVALVLFDKKFEQKIKHSFTNLNLQEPTLDFEIIKYLINHDFVLKIIDSQMKQIKTSLTLFENVFETKAPLSPFQWVKIDSAINIKQVKERLDKLGIHVLYSPQFQAGGWKSNNDYFIRVSITAINDLVKLEKLLLTIKRTISSS, encoded by the coding sequence GTGAATGATTATGAATTGTCATGGGTACCGAGCAAGTTACCACTTGAGAAACCTTTCTATAAAAGTATTTATCAATCCTTATATGATGATATTCTGACAGGTGTCCTTAAGCCACACGATCAGTTACCCTCGCAACGTGAATTGTCATATTTTTTGGATATTCACTTCACCACAGTGACACATGCCTATGATCTTGGCTTGAAAAATGGCTTATTATATACCGAAAAAGGGCGAGGTACTTTTATATCGCCTAATGGCATTTCTGATCATACTATTCAAGGAAAAGAAGGCGTAAATGATTTAGGTATTTTGAATGTAACTTCAGTTGAAAATAGTTCAGCAGAATTTTATGTGAAAGAAGCTATTAAAAATATTCCCGTTAAAAAGTTACTACGGTATTTCACAAATTCATCCTTAGATGAAAGTTATGCTGGGGCAACACAAAAATGGTTTGAATATTTAAAAATAGATGTATCTGACGATATGGTCAGTCTAATAACAAATGGCGGGCAGAACGCACTCGCCATCATTTTAACAGCTTTATTCAAACCTTCAGACACTATAGTTGTGGATGACTTCACATATTCTAATTTTATTGAATTAGCTAAAACGTTACATATTAAGTTATTGTCAATTTCACAAGATGACGAGGGGATGAAGCTTGATCAGTTGGAAAATATGTTGACAACGCATATGGTTGCAGGTGTTTATGTCATGCCTTTTCGGTCGAATCCCACTAATGTTGCCATGTCTATTACGCGGCGCGAAAAGTTAGCAGCGCTAAGCATTAGCCATAATTTTTTAATCATCGAAGATGATTACTTACGATACTTGGATGTTGAAAAAACGAAAGCCATAATTAACTTGGCACCGAGTCATACAATCTACTTATCTAGTTTCTCTAAAATAGTTGCTCCAGGAATTCGCGTAGCGCTGGTATTGTTTGATAAAAAGTTTGAGCAGAAAATAAAGCATTCATTCACAAATCTTAATTTACAGGAACCAACCTTAGATTTTGAAATTATTAAGTATTTAATTAACCATGACTTTGTTTTAAAGATAATTGATAGCCAAATGAAGCAGATAAAAACTAGTTTAACTTTATTTGAGAACGTCTTTGAAACAAAGGCGCCGTTGAGTCCATTTCAATGGGTTAAGATAGATTCTGCAATTAATATTAAACAAGTGAAAGAGCGTCTGGACAAGCTAGGAATACATGTATTGTACAGCCCGCAGTTTCAAGCAGGTGGTTGGAAATCAAATAACGACTATTTTATTAGAGTATCGATAACTGCCATTAATGATTTAGTAAAACTAGAAAAACTGTTGCTAACCATTAAACGTACGATTTCGTCGAGCTAA
- a CDS encoding multidrug resistance efflux transporter family protein, whose protein sequence is MMNKLSKSVQAIILGVIAAFFFSLTFIFNEVIANKNGFWLWSASLRYLWMLPMLALIFIPLGGSFRRVNQSIRKQPLSWWVWSHFCFVLFYVPLCLASTYLPGWLIASVWQVTIVCGVLTTPLLNIGKPSKKIPFPWQSLPWMFIILLGVFLTILQYLGAIRISNQIYLSILAIVVAAICYPLGNRKVMMTAPKVTGLERMWGMLLCTYPTWIFLAFVSFYISGAPSAKTMVSTLLVALFSGIIATAIFFHATSLVFREIKSLSKVEATQAMELVFSILLSAIFLHHPFSLSWELVGVLVIIVGILGISLRK, encoded by the coding sequence ATGATGAATAAGTTATCAAAGAGTGTGCAAGCAATTATATTAGGCGTGATAGCGGCTTTTTTCTTCTCTCTTACATTTATATTTAATGAAGTTATTGCTAATAAAAATGGGTTTTGGCTCTGGTCTGCCTCCTTACGATATTTATGGATGCTGCCAATGCTTGCTTTGATATTCATTCCATTGGGCGGATCCTTTAGGCGAGTTAACCAATCAATACGCAAACAGCCTCTATCTTGGTGGGTCTGGAGCCACTTCTGTTTTGTTCTATTTTATGTTCCGTTATGCCTAGCTAGTACTTATCTACCTGGTTGGCTAATCGCCAGTGTTTGGCAGGTAACTATTGTTTGTGGTGTTTTAACAACGCCTTTACTAAATATCGGTAAGCCTTCAAAAAAAATTCCTTTTCCTTGGCAAAGTTTACCTTGGATGTTCATTATTCTTTTAGGTGTCTTCCTAACTATCCTCCAGTACTTGGGTGCCATTCGCATTTCTAACCAAATATACTTATCAATACTAGCGATAGTGGTTGCGGCTATTTGTTATCCACTTGGGAACCGAAAAGTTATGATGACTGCGCCAAAAGTTACCGGTCTCGAAAGAATGTGGGGCATGCTACTGTGTACCTACCCAACATGGATTTTCTTGGCGTTTGTTAGTTTCTATATTAGTGGTGCCCCTAGTGCCAAAACAATGGTGTCTACTCTTTTAGTGGCACTATTTTCTGGTATTATAGCGACCGCTATATTTTTTCATGCAACTTCCTTAGTATTCCGAGAAATCAAATCGTTATCGAAGGTTGAAGCTACTCAAGCGATGGAACTCGTTTTTTCCATCCTATTAAGTGCAATCTTTCTCCATCACCCCTTCTCACTCAGTTGGGAACTCGTAGGTGTCCTAGTAATTATAGTAGGCATACTAGGAATTAGTTTGCGTAAGTAA
- a CDS encoding leucine-rich repeat protein, translating into MMYNDDAVRETGSKYFLIRMMFIMLIVGGALCINSTIIHADGVPQPSLKIKNGVLYGFSDNSSQHTGAKVVIPNNVTSIASTAFYNQGIASVDFSSATNLKSIGDFAFAKNRLTAVQYPNLNDNNLGWYIFYDNAISSVTFARCVTHINDGAFAKNPNLTSVTFPATITSIGDWTFAGDRLKTVDLTTIKNTNSLSVGSGAFYGNQASHVAVLPNNVLDSSGNHPVRWYGYETFGQNTGQADAAAKQYALKHQSYGKGVSGSISNPQSFTYDRNNSTIVTGVKSGVATLGKTIVIPTNVTKVAANAFKSLGITGVDFSKTTNLKQIGNFAFYDNQISNTLTLPNSLNADISGIGWYAFASNNIAKVNLPNNSLTALNDFVFASNQLTSINLPNTLKTMGDGTFIDNQMTNIILPSNIQRVGSGCFAGNLISSTRATELTATINSTNSEKSFSAVLYPFSITDTNQSQATSTIKNRFVEMNDGTWKYLDSNGVPLTGEQIIDGHTYYFKSDGTQVKGYSIKFKDGSVHYFDSNSGYMLN; encoded by the coding sequence ATGATGTATAACGATGACGCGGTTAGAGAAACTGGGAGCAAATATTTTTTGATTAGAATGATGTTTATTATGTTGATTGTTGGTGGTGCATTGTGTATCAATAGCACGATCATTCATGCTGATGGTGTACCACAGCCGTCTCTCAAAATAAAAAATGGAGTCTTGTATGGTTTTTCGGACAATTCATCACAACATACAGGTGCAAAGGTTGTGATTCCGAATAATGTTACCAGTATTGCTAGCACTGCTTTTTATAATCAAGGCATTGCGAGTGTTGATTTTAGTTCAGCAACTAACCTAAAATCTATCGGAGATTTTGCTTTTGCTAAAAATCGTTTAACAGCTGTGCAGTATCCTAATCTAAATGATAATAATTTAGGATGGTATATTTTCTATGACAACGCGATCAGCTCAGTCACGTTTGCTAGGTGTGTGACACATATTAACGATGGCGCCTTTGCCAAAAATCCTAATCTGACATCGGTCACCTTTCCAGCAACAATTACATCAATTGGTGATTGGACATTTGCCGGTGATCGCTTAAAGACGGTTGATCTAACAACGATAAAAAATACGAATAGCTTAAGTGTTGGCTCCGGAGCCTTCTATGGAAATCAAGCCTCACATGTTGCGGTGTTGCCCAATAACGTATTAGATAGTAGCGGTAATCATCCGGTTCGCTGGTATGGTTATGAAACTTTTGGACAAAATACTGGACAAGCGGATGCCGCTGCTAAGCAATATGCATTGAAGCATCAATCTTATGGGAAAGGGGTATCTGGTAGCATAAGCAACCCACAAAGTTTTACTTATGATCGCAATAATTCAACAATAGTGACAGGTGTTAAATCAGGAGTCGCCACACTTGGTAAAACTATTGTTATTCCCACGAATGTGACAAAGGTTGCTGCTAACGCGTTTAAATCACTAGGCATTACGGGCGTAGATTTCTCCAAAACAACAAATCTGAAACAGATTGGTAACTTTGCTTTCTATGATAACCAAATTTCAAACACATTAACTTTACCAAACAGCTTAAATGCTGATATATCAGGTATTGGCTGGTACGCATTTGCGTCAAACAATATAGCAAAAGTTAACTTACCAAATAATAGTCTGACAGCATTGAATGATTTTGTGTTTGCTAGTAATCAGCTTACTAGTATCAATTTGCCAAACACTTTGAAAACAATGGGGGATGGTACCTTCATTGATAATCAAATGACAAATATAATATTACCATCTAATATTCAAAGGGTTGGTTCTGGATGTTTTGCGGGTAACTTAATTAGCAGTACACGTGCAACAGAACTAACTGCTACAATTAATAGTACAAATTCTGAAAAAAGTTTTTCAGCCGTATTATATCCTTTTAGTATAACTGATACTAATCAGTCGCAAGCAACTAGTACGATTAAGAATCGTTTTGTAGAAATGAATGATGGCACTTGGAAGTACTTAGACAGCAATGGGGTACCTTTAACAGGTGAGCAGATTATTGACGGACATACCTATTATTTTAAATCTGATGGTACACAAGTAAAGGGCTATTCTATCAAGTTCAAGGACGGTAGTGTCCACTATTTTGATTCGAATAGCGGCTATATGTTGAACTAA
- a CDS encoding GNAT family N-acetyltransferase produces the protein MFIGKKVKLSHYHDGDGKKFAEWQWDDAFNNPLSDDMIHPHTAEDWENIFRRSSKSKENVEFTVRKTENNELVGFVALFDLNIRNHTGELAIGFPKKEDRLKGYGSETLSLILDYGFNNLNMHKIKLTVYPFNTPAVKAYKKNGFTKEGTFKNEVFYDGKWVDIDHYAIFQNDWYTSQNEYQ, from the coding sequence ATGTTTATAGGAAAAAAAGTAAAACTATCACACTATCATGACGGCGACGGTAAAAAATTTGCTGAATGGCAGTGGGATGATGCGTTCAATAACCCATTATCAGATGATATGATTCACCCCCATACTGCTGAGGACTGGGAAAATATATTTAGACGTTCATCTAAAAGCAAAGAAAATGTTGAATTTACTGTTAGAAAAACAGAGAATAATGAATTGGTCGGATTTGTTGCCTTGTTTGACCTCAACATACGCAATCATACTGGCGAATTAGCGATTGGTTTTCCTAAAAAGGAAGATCGTTTAAAAGGTTATGGATCTGAAACCTTGAGCTTAATCTTAGATTATGGTTTTAACAATTTGAATATGCATAAAATTAAGCTCACCGTCTATCCATTTAACACACCAGCCGTGAAAGCCTACAAAAAGAATGGATTTACCAAAGAAGGTACCTTTAAAAACGAAGTCTTCTATGATGGAAAATGGGTCGATATTGACCATTACGCCATCTTCCAAAATGACTGGTATACTTCCCAAAATGAGTATCAATGA
- a CDS encoding TetR/AcrR family transcriptional regulator, which yields MNRQDKKNLTRTKITTVFISLVHQKGFTNTTISDITQQAGLSRGTFYVYFLDKYDLLEKVENNLLKHIETLSTITISKTVSWLDNPSDDILSTPSSPYFSLINIFNYLGNNRFFFQTLLSENGDKQFIYKMNCLLDQLFKKLYTNTSDHILQALPSDYTIELLTSSLVSIIDHWLQKANPETPSDVAKILIQSRLFAVYQPA from the coding sequence ATGAATAGACAAGATAAGAAAAACTTGACCAGAACAAAGATTACCACAGTGTTTATAAGTCTAGTCCACCAAAAAGGTTTTACTAATACAACGATATCAGATATTACTCAACAAGCTGGCCTCAGCCGTGGTACGTTCTATGTATATTTTCTGGATAAATATGATCTCTTGGAGAAAGTAGAAAATAATTTATTAAAACACATTGAAACACTCTCCACCATAACAATTAGTAAAACAGTTTCTTGGCTAGACAATCCCTCAGATGATATACTATCTACGCCCTCCTCACCATATTTTAGTTTGATTAATATTTTCAATTATCTGGGTAATAACCGCTTTTTCTTTCAAACCCTGCTATCCGAAAACGGTGATAAACAATTTATTTACAAAATGAACTGCCTTCTCGACCAATTGTTTAAAAAGCTATACACAAATACTAGTGACCATATATTGCAAGCCTTACCAAGTGACTACACAATTGAGTTATTGACCAGTAGCCTTGTCAGTATCATTGATCATTGGTTACAAAAAGCTAATCCTGAAACGCCAAGCGATGTAGCAAAAATTTTAATTCAAAGCCGATTATTTGCTGTTTATCAACCAGCATAA
- a CDS encoding DNA topology modulation protein produces MKRVLLIGSGGAGKSTLARKMSKQLNITAFHLDKLLWKPNWQMTPKPEQAIIVNNLVRQDSWIIDGNYNGTLDIRVAAADTIVFLDRSRFVCIYQVFKRLLQYRGTSRPDMQDDCPEKIDWDFLKWIWQFPNKQKVIIMNMFETIDQSKNIVILKNKKQIEKFLDQL; encoded by the coding sequence ATGAAAAGAGTTTTATTAATTGGCTCAGGCGGTGCTGGAAAATCAACGTTAGCACGCAAAATGAGCAAACAACTAAACATTACAGCTTTTCACTTAGATAAGTTGTTGTGGAAACCGAATTGGCAAATGACGCCAAAACCTGAACAAGCCATCATTGTTAACAATTTAGTGCGTCAAGATAGCTGGATTATTGACGGTAATTATAATGGCACACTAGATATTAGAGTTGCTGCTGCCGATACCATTGTATTCTTGGATAGAAGTCGATTTGTATGTATCTATCAAGTTTTTAAACGTCTTCTGCAGTATAGAGGTACCTCACGTCCAGATATGCAAGACGATTGCCCGGAAAAAATTGATTGGGATTTTCTCAAGTGGATTTGGCAATTTCCCAATAAACAAAAAGTTATAATCATGAACATGTTTGAAACGATAGATCAATCTAAAAATATTGTTATCTTAAAAAACAAAAAACAGATAGAAAAATTTTTGGATCAATTATAA
- a CDS encoding ClbS/DfsB family four-helix bundle protein — MKSYESKAALNEAIKTNYKKYIDEFTNIPNSLSNKRIQNVARTPSENISYQLGWITALLNWEKDEIAGQDVFVPAKGYTWNNLGGLYQSFYDDYADLSLEEQINLLNRRVIELCELVSSLPDDILFEPNKRKWATTPAQWPVWKWIHINSVAPFKTFRTKIRKWKKLALIK; from the coding sequence ATGAAATCATATGAAAGCAAGGCCGCATTAAACGAGGCCATCAAAACCAATTATAAAAAGTACATTGATGAATTTACAAATATTCCAAATTCACTTAGCAATAAACGGATACAAAATGTTGCTCGCACACCAAGCGAAAATATTTCATACCAGTTAGGATGGATTACCGCCTTATTGAACTGGGAAAAAGATGAAATAGCTGGTCAAGATGTCTTTGTGCCAGCAAAGGGTTATACATGGAATAATTTAGGCGGACTCTATCAATCATTTTATGATGATTATGCTGACCTTTCTCTTGAAGAACAGATCAACTTACTAAACAGACGTGTTATTGAACTTTGTGAACTTGTAAGTTCTTTACCAGATGACATTTTATTTGAGCCCAATAAGCGAAAGTGGGCAACTACTCCAGCCCAATGGCCAGTATGGAAATGGATTCACATCAACTCGGTAGCACCTTTTAAAACTTTTAGAACCAAGATTCGTAAGTGGAAAAAATTAGCATTGATTAAATAA
- a CDS encoding DUF2075 domain-containing protein has protein sequence MNKILKDQFMIDQLSDNQKETITNINSYINKSIKGNQHAVAVIQGAAGTGKSVVLMNLVTKYMTNKRYKTALVVNHPELFKAYQDLAHDIPGMKEKDILRPTALINRAQKNNWKYDVIFVDEAHLLYSKPEPYAHYRGENQLTDLMNLAKVVVVVYDFAQVFQSKMYWSQDLLRQTVGSHPYRQFDMDFQYRMVASSEQVQWMDDLTAQKPLIPFPRNSDFDFKVFSTAGDLYEEVKAKNREVGLSRVVATSGFPRINGRHNVEMDTFSLPWDEWDPQRTHWAKRESSITQVGTIYTLQGFDLNYVGMIIGPSFGYDDKTDSMTILPEKYSHKEIFKKRKDIKFTSKEYQDFIANVLNVLIKRGKYGMYLTAYDDQLRQRLVDLYQNER, from the coding sequence ATGAATAAAATTTTAAAAGATCAGTTCATGATTGATCAATTATCTGATAACCAGAAAGAAACCATTACAAATATAAACAGTTATATCAACAAGAGCATTAAAGGGAATCAGCATGCTGTGGCGGTTATTCAAGGGGCTGCCGGCACGGGTAAATCAGTTGTTTTAATGAATTTAGTCACAAAATATATGACGAATAAACGTTATAAAACCGCGTTAGTTGTTAATCATCCCGAATTATTTAAAGCTTATCAAGACCTTGCCCATGATATTCCCGGCATGAAAGAAAAGGATATCTTACGTCCCACAGCACTCATTAATCGTGCCCAGAAAAACAATTGGAAATATGATGTTATTTTCGTAGATGAGGCACATTTATTATATTCAAAACCAGAGCCTTATGCACACTATCGAGGTGAGAACCAGCTCACAGATTTAATGAACTTAGCCAAAGTTGTTGTGGTGGTCTATGATTTTGCACAAGTTTTTCAATCTAAAATGTACTGGTCACAAGATTTATTACGTCAGACCGTTGGTAGTCATCCATACCGACAATTTGATATGGATTTTCAATATCGTATGGTTGCTAGTTCAGAACAGGTACAATGGATGGATGACTTAACAGCACAAAAGCCATTGATTCCTTTTCCTCGTAATAGTGATTTTGACTTTAAAGTATTCTCAACAGCAGGGGATTTATATGAGGAAGTTAAAGCTAAAAATCGCGAAGTTGGGTTGAGTCGTGTAGTCGCAACTTCTGGATTTCCACGCATCAATGGGCGTCACAATGTTGAGATGGACACCTTTTCTTTACCTTGGGATGAATGGGATCCACAACGTACACACTGGGCTAAACGTGAATCGTCTATTACACAAGTAGGCACAATTTATACGTTACAAGGATTTGATTTAAATTACGTGGGCATGATCATTGGTCCATCATTTGGCTATGATGACAAAACCGATAGCATGACTATTTTGCCAGAAAAATACTCACATAAAGAGATTTTTAAGAAGCGCAAGGACATCAAATTTACAAGCAAAGAATATCAAGATTTTATTGCTAATGTTTTGAATGTTTTAATTAAGCGTGGCAAATATGGTATGTATTTAACAGCTTATGATGATCAACTAAGGCAACGGTTGGTTGATTTGTATCAAAATGAACGTTAA
- a CDS encoding GNAT family N-acetyltransferase, producing the protein MFIGNNVKLSHYHEEDGKKLASWQWDEDFVTPLASDMIHPYTAEDWEKIFRDASNSYENVEFTIRKVSDDSLVGFVDLSDISVRNHSCELGIGFPKKEDRSKGYGTEALSLILSYGFNNLNMHKIKLSVYPFNIGAVKAYTKAGFVKEGTAKNEIFYNGKWVDIDYYAIFQEDWYARQQ; encoded by the coding sequence ATGTTTATAGGTAACAATGTAAAACTATCGCATTACCACGAAGAAGATGGGAAAAAGTTAGCTAGTTGGCAATGGGACGAAGATTTTGTAACGCCGTTAGCTAGTGATATGATTCACCCTTATACCGCGGAAGATTGGGAAAAAATATTTAGGGATGCTTCCAACAGCTACGAAAATGTTGAATTTACTATTCGAAAAGTTAGTGATGATAGTTTAGTTGGGTTTGTCGATCTATCTGATATCAGTGTACGCAATCATTCCTGCGAACTTGGGATTGGCTTCCCCAAAAAGGAAGACCGATCAAAGGGATATGGCACCGAAGCTCTATCCCTAATATTGAGTTACGGTTTTAATAATCTCAATATGCACAAAATTAAGCTCTCAGTATACCCCTTCAACATTGGCGCTGTAAAAGCCTACACTAAAGCGGGATTCGTCAAGGAAGGCACAGCCAAAAATGAAATTTTTTACAACGGCAAATGGGTTGATATAGACTATTATGCGATTTTCCAAGAAGACTGGTATGCAAGGCAACAATAA
- a CDS encoding tetratricopeptide repeat protein: MMTTQDNILLKSAIKMRHEKEFKASNRILKKLDAKYPLNANIQYQYAWSFDILGQEREAVPHYYAAIDNNGLESVDLENAYLGLGSTLRSIGSYDESLDILSKGTELFPTNNALKVFKGMTLYNLKRFKESSTILLQCLIETSEDTDIKSYAKALGLYSQDLDQTF; encoded by the coding sequence ATGATGACCACTCAAGACAATATTCTTTTAAAATCCGCAATAAAAATGAGACATGAAAAAGAATTTAAGGCGTCCAACCGTATCTTAAAAAAATTAGATGCCAAATATCCGCTTAATGCCAATATTCAATATCAATATGCTTGGAGCTTCGATATTCTTGGACAAGAAAGAGAAGCTGTCCCTCACTACTATGCAGCCATTGATAACAATGGGCTAGAATCTGTCGATTTAGAAAACGCCTACTTAGGTTTAGGTAGTACTCTACGATCAATAGGTTCTTATGATGAATCATTAGATATTTTATCAAAAGGTACGGAATTATTTCCAACAAATAATGCTTTAAAAGTTTTCAAAGGGATGACACTCTATAATTTAAAACGCTTTAAAGAATCCTCAACAATTTTACTGCAATGTCTTATTGAGACAAGTGAAGACACTGATATTAAATCATATGCTAAGGCGCTAGGTCTATACTCACAAGATCTAGACCAGACATTTTAA
- a CDS encoding DUF4352 domain-containing protein, translating into MSRKNIKTRSKNKSFYQSIWITTLIIVIVVIIGFWQVYTRYSGDLVKKVDTTSSKNTLKPQSIFKVGETAEYKDIQFKVNDFSFIDGYPKIDKLAAGNQFVVVNMTITNNSNKKFDYDSYFFHLDDNGKQTDTTESPYNVTASLDSGTLRQGESTTGNLVGQANTNHQLRLIYQQDTNLNKGRITFKLNQE; encoded by the coding sequence ATGAGCAGAAAAAATATAAAAACACGTTCCAAAAATAAAAGTTTTTATCAAAGTATTTGGATTACCACGCTAATAATAGTAATTGTCGTCATTATTGGCTTTTGGCAAGTTTATACTAGGTATTCTGGTGATTTGGTTAAAAAAGTTGATACAACCTCATCCAAAAACACTTTAAAACCGCAGTCAATTTTTAAAGTTGGTGAGACAGCAGAATATAAAGATATTCAGTTTAAAGTAAATGACTTCAGTTTCATAGATGGTTACCCCAAAATTGATAAATTAGCTGCTGGAAATCAATTTGTTGTTGTCAATATGACCATTACCAATAACAGTAATAAAAAATTTGATTATGATTCATACTTTTTTCACCTTGATGACAATGGTAAACAAACAGATACAACGGAGTCTCCTTACAACGTAACTGCTTCTTTAGACAGCGGCACTTTGCGTCAAGGTGAATCAACGACGGGAAACCTTGTGGGACAAGCAAATACAAATCATCAACTAAGGTTAATTTACCAACAAGATACTAATCTTAACAAAGGAAGAATAACTTTTAAACTGAATCAGGAATAA
- a CDS encoding MBL fold metallo-hydrolase, protein MKINILVDNNTFIDEYYFGEPALSMLIEDQDEKILFDMGYSDIFLQNAKIKGINLSEMTKIVFSHGHNDHTRGMSFLSKSSGLFGKSVYAHPLFLNSKRYEKLDIGSPKSTEWVSNKFDLNLQKEPIKLTNKIWYLGEIGQYTAFEEREAIGEYFVNNQWEDDYVMDDTAMAYETDEGLFIITGCSHSGICNICEHAKKVTGTNKILGIIGGFHLFDLDERLEKTVDYFQNNNIAQLYPSHCVSFKAKAYINQFITVEEVGVGLEVNI, encoded by the coding sequence ATGAAGATAAACATTTTGGTAGACAATAACACATTTATTGATGAATATTATTTCGGTGAGCCCGCTTTATCTATGCTAATAGAAGATCAAGATGAAAAAATACTTTTTGATATGGGGTACAGCGACATATTTTTGCAGAATGCAAAAATCAAGGGTATTAATCTAAGTGAAATGACTAAAATTGTTTTTTCGCACGGACACAATGATCATACACGTGGTATGAGTTTTTTATCAAAATCATCAGGACTTTTTGGTAAGTCAGTTTATGCACATCCACTTTTTTTGAATTCAAAGCGATATGAGAAATTAGATATCGGGTCTCCCAAAAGTACGGAATGGGTATCAAATAAGTTTGATTTGAACTTACAAAAGGAACCAATTAAATTAACAAATAAAATTTGGTACTTAGGAGAAATAGGTCAGTATACTGCTTTTGAAGAGCGAGAAGCCATAGGAGAATATTTTGTTAATAACCAATGGGAAGACGATTATGTAATGGATGATACAGCGATGGCTTATGAAACAGATGAAGGGCTATTTATTATCACAGGATGTTCCCATAGCGGCATTTGCAATATTTGTGAGCATGCTAAGAAAGTTACAGGTACCAATAAAATACTTGGTATCATTGGTGGCTTTCATTTGTTTGACCTAGATGAACGATTAGAAAAAACTGTTGATTATTTTCAAAATAATAATATTGCACAACTATATCCGAGTCACTGTGTTTCTTTTAAAGCTAAGGCATATATAAATCAATTTATTACTGTTGAAGAGGTCGGAGTTGGATTAGAAGTCAATATATAA
- a CDS encoding ACT domain-containing protein yields MELILLPEQLSVFQIESLEQLDLSMKPLFIGSTADELSIVAPTKSVPTKTINQEDGWRALKINGVLDFSLVGILSKIATLLTEIDVSIFAISTYDTDYILIKETNLSNSIDCLRQNQYVVSEK; encoded by the coding sequence ATGGAATTAATACTTTTGCCAGAACAACTCTCGGTTTTTCAAATCGAATCATTGGAACAATTGGATTTATCAATGAAGCCTCTGTTTATTGGCTCTACTGCAGATGAGCTTTCTATCGTTGCTCCAACAAAGAGTGTGCCAACAAAAACAATAAACCAAGAAGATGGTTGGCGCGCATTAAAAATCAATGGTGTTTTAGATTTCAGTTTAGTTGGCATTTTATCTAAGATAGCAACTTTGTTAACCGAAATTGACGTCAGCATATTTGCAATATCAACGTACGATACTGATTATATTTTAATAAAAGAAACAAATCTCTCTAATTCAATAGACTGTCTGCGTCAAAACCAATATGTAGTTTCAGAAAAATAA